GATAAAATTTGTAATAAAACCCTTTCCCCAGATTTCTCGCGCTGTTCAGCGCTGTACTCCCCCGGTGCCCTTCTTTACACATGAAGTTCTTCCCACCGTAAAAGTTTGGGCTGGGGTTCTGGTACTCGGTGTTGTGCTTGGCGATGGGGGCATCGCAGTGGTAGCACCGGGTGCTGGCGTAGTAGGGTTTGCTGGTCATTGCGACCAGGCCTTGCTGCCAGGATTTGTACTGGACATAGCGGGCAATGCGCCTTCCGATAAAGTCGTAGAGTGTTTTGCCCAGATAGGGCTTTTTCGCCTGATTGAAGCTTTCTTTTAGCTCGGGCAGAACGATGAGTTTGGCGCCCTGCTTAATGGCGTAATCGACGATTTTACGGCTTACCTCATGAGCGTAGTGGTCGGTCAGGCGGGTGATTTTGTCATAATATTTTGCATTGGGGCGGCCTGGTTGATGACCTTGCGGAACGATACCCGCTTCGGCTTGTCCATAAGACGACAAGCCTCGGGGGCAGACCTCGAGGGCTTCGTTCCCCTCAGGTTGCTTTATAAGCCTGGGGGCCTTGTTCCCAGCAAGGCCGCGTTTGGTATACCCCAGAAGCAGCTTCCTACGGTGGGCCAGTTCTTTTCCGCCCTTGATGAAATATGGGGCGGTGGCGCGACCGTCTGCTTCGATGGTGGTACAAACCGCGAGACTGTCGGAACCGGTGAGGGCCACGGCGACAAACTTTTCATTTTGCTGTACACGCTCCTTGGCGGTCCGGCTGTCTTCCACGATCTCCTTGACGGGGATGTGTAGCATGACTTTTTTCTTCTTAATGACAATGGTCGGGCTCATAAGCTCGGCGTTTTCTGGAAAGGGCCTTCCCGTATAACGGTGCTTGACCCAGGCCCAGGTTTTGCCGGTGTTGAGCTTAAGCAGTATGCTTTTCTCGTCAAAGTCTTTGTACATGCCCTTGTAGTAGAGCATGGACATATGCAGACACTTTGGCGGTCTGGGCTTTCCGCTTTTTATCGGGCCTTCCTGCCACGCCTTGAGCTTTCCCACATAGCTTCTATACATGCTGATGGCCGCGTTGATGGCGGCGCGCCGGAAGTACAGGGGGATTTTCTCAAAGGGCAGGGGCGTTTCGGGCGGGGTGCCGTCTCGCTGTTTTATTGTCTGCAGCTCTAAATGACGCAGTAAATTCTGATTGGAGAGACTGAGTGCTTCGGGCTGCTTCTCGAGCAGTTTGTAGTAGAATGCCAGGACAGCGTCAAAGAGAGACTGGGTTTGTTTAAACCAGTCTAAATGCTTGTAATTTAGCTGTATTTTGTACGTCGTGATGGCGTATCCCGCACTCATTTTGGGGCCTCCGTTTGTTCGCAGACTATTCAAGGTCTGCGAGTCTTTTTTTAATTTCACTTTTTTATAATTTAACTGCGATACCTATTATAACATTAGGTAATGAAAAAAGCATCAACTTTTTTAAAAAAATTAAATATTTTTCTTCAAAGTCAATTTATGTCTATATTTTAACAATAAAAGTGTTTTTCGTCAAATTTTCGTTTCTTATTTATAAAAGACCGATGTGGTCAAAACATGGTCAGAGTAAAGCTTGAATATCTTGATTTTATGCTGTTTTCTTTATGCTTTTATTTTTAAATTCTAAAATCTTCTTTGGTCAAAAATATGGTCAGCGAAACGGAAAAGCATGTAATTGCTTGGCCTTTAAATGTATTGTTCGTAGACCTTGAATAGTCCACGAGTCTTTTTCTTTTTATAATGAGTATATCTCAACCGTTCCAAGAATTCAGGACCGGGTACACTTTAAAGCTTTCATCAATATTCTTCAACAAAAAAACCTCTCTGCAAAACCGGGATTACCCGGTGCGCAGAGAGGTTTACAATTTCGATTTAATTTAACACATAAGCATCCAGATTCCGGCGTCCAAAGCTGATGGCTTCGGCGTAGCTGTCAAAGAAGATGTCAATGACATTGCCTTTTACAGCGCCGCCACTGTCTTCTACGGTAAATACAGTGTCAAAATATGGAATATAGATTCTGGTGCCAATGGGATAATTGGTCAGATCGGCTGCGATGGTATGGCCGGATGTGGGCCATGCGCCGGATGCTGTCGCGTTACCGGTTGCCACATAAGCGGTACAGTTTGCGGTAAAATGGGTCGCATTACTCAGATCAATCCCATTGCTTTCTTCTGCAGGCTGTTCAGGTTCTGGCTCAGGTGCCGGGGTGGGCTCTGGCGTTGGGGCTGGAGCTGGTTCCGGTGTAGGAGCAGGCTGTTCTGCGGGAGCTTCTGGCTGTGTGGCTTCGGGTGTGGGTTCAGGCGTCGGGGTTGGCACCGGTTCTGCGGCTTTTGTTCCAACCTCTACGACCTCGGTCACCGGCTCCTTAATGGTTTCCTTAGAGACGACTGAACGGGCAATTTCCTTGCCATTTTCGTAGGTTACATTTTCGGTGATCCTGGCTGTGCCGTTAACACCGGCGGTTTTTACATTGGTTTTTCCCTGTTCCAGCTCTGGGTTTTCGACCTTCTGACTGGTAAAGGCAATGGCTTCTTCACGGGTTTCCTGTTTTACTTCGGTGGTTACCTTGCTGCCGACTTCAATGACTTCGGTCACGGGCTCCAGCACGGTCTGAGTCGACACGGTTTCACGGCTGACCAGAATGCCATCTTCATAGGTTAGCTTATCAGTAATTTTTTTGCTGCCATTTACGCCTGCGGTTACGATATTCTGTTTTCCATCTTCAAGCTCAGGATTAACACTCTGTTTAACCTCAAAGGGAATGGCCTCCATACGGCTTTCTTCCTTTTCCTCACGGCGGACGATTTTGATTTCCTTAACCTCTGTGGTCAGGGCGGTATCCGCTGATGGCACCACGACGTCGCTCGCACCCAGAGTAATGTTCTGATCCTTTAACAGGTCTCCGACCGTGTCGGCTGTGGAATCATAGGTATGGCCGTTTCCGTCCACGTTTAAGGTTCCCTTGGCGTTCTTTTTAATGGTAACATTGTCGACGTCTTTCACCTTGGTATCAAGGGGGACGCTGACAGTGTACTCACTGGTATCGACAGGATAGCCCTTTTGCTTGAGCACTTCGCCGATCTGGGACTGACGCTGGCTGGCCAGTGTCTGGGTCTGGACGCTGCCGTTTCCGGTGTTTTCGTCCAGTGATACTTCAATGTTCTTGGTCATTGTAAAGGCACAGGCAATGCCCATGGCAACGGTCAATACGATTAAGAAAATCATACCGACGATCTTTTTCCAATGACTGCTCATGAATTCACTCATAAATAATTGCTTCCTTTCATTTTCTTGTGTTCTTCTTTTGGAAAAACGGTTGAAAGTATAATAGAAAAAATAATAATTTCACTATAAATTTTATCAAAATTCAACTAAAGTGTCAATAAATCTTAATATTGTAACAATTTCAAAAAATTTGGTCGACTTTGTAAAGATGACCTAAAAAACAGGCAAAATAAGAAAAACCACCGAAAACGGTGGTTTTTGTAACGTTACGTTATGATTGATTGTGTTTTTTGACCTTTTTAATACGAAAGTTCTCTTCCCTGTCTTTTTCTTCGATGCTTTCTTCGATGTATTTAATTTGATCCTTAAGCTTTGGAATCTGAATTTTATCCAGAGCATTGGCGCTTTTCTGTGTTTTTTTGATTTCAATGGACAACTTGAAGGCTGTGCTCTCGATTTCTGCCAGCTTATAGGAAAGGTGCTTTACCTCATTAAATTTCTCGATGGCCACATCCAGGGCCGGATTATTTTCATGGAAGCCATAGGGCAGGCTGAAATTTTTGTTCTTGTCCACGTTATCCACGATCTCTGGAATATCGACGCCCATGACGCTTCGGGTACGAACGTCAAAGTCTTCCTCCTGCGGGATAGACAAAGCATATTCCTCAACGTGGTTGAGTCCCATGCTGATGGTTACCTGCTGTAATGCAATATAAGCTTCCTTAAAAATTTCGGTAATTTGCTGTTCGATCTCCTCGGACTGCTTGACCAGCTTCATGATTTCCTGAATCAGAACCGTCCGCTTTTTATCGAGCAGGTTATACCCTTTGGTTGAAAAGGCCAGGCTTGACTTCGACTTGATTAAATTTGCCTTAGTCGGCGTGATTTTAATGGCCATAAATGATCACCTACGCATTCTTCTTTGGCAGATATTTTTCGATCAGTTTTGGACTCAGACGGTCAAGCTCTGTGACTGGCAGAATGGTTAACAGCTTCCAGCCAAGGTCCAGACTTTCATAGATGGTCCGGTTTTCATCAAAGTCCTGGCTCAGGAATTCATCTTCAAAGGCACGGCCAAATTCCATATACAGCTTATCGGTTTCGGAAAGGTCATCTTCACCCATGATCTGGGAGAGGTCACGGACTTCCTGAACTCTGGAATAAGCGGCAAACAGCTGGTTTGCAAGATCCTGATGGTCTTCACGGGTGTATCCCTCCCCGATACCGTCCTTCATAAGACGAGAAAGGGATGGCAGAACGTCAATCGGCGGATAAATACTCCGCTGGAACAAATCACGCCCCAATACGATCTGACCTTCGGTAATATAACCCGTTAAGTCAGGAATCGGGTGAGTGATATCATCATTCGGCATGGTCAGAATCGGCAGGAAGGTGATAGAACCCTTGCTGCTCTTTAGCATGCCGGCGCGTTCGTACAGTGCTGCCAGGTCGGAGTACATGTAGCCAGGGTAGCCCTTACGGCTTGGTACTTCTTCACGGGCGGACGAAATTTCACGTAAACCCTCGCAGTAAGCGGTAATATCGCTCATGACGACCAGAATGTGCATGTCTTTCTGGAAAGCCAGATATTCGGCAACCGTCAGCGCACACCGCGGCGCGGTGTTTCTCTCTGCTACCGGGTCATCGGCATAGTTGACAAACATGACAACCCGATCCATGACATTGGCTTCCTCGAAGGTTTTGCGGAAGAACTTTTCATCATCGTGCTTAACACCAATGGCGGCAAACACAATGGCGAACTGTTCGTCCACATCGTCACTCAGCTTTGCCTGACGCACGATCTGTGCGGCCAGCTCGTTATGTGACAGACCATTTCCGGAGAAGATCGGCAGCTTCTGGCCACGGATAAGGGTCATCAGCACGTCGATGGCGGAAATGCCCGTCTGAATAAAGTTACGCGGGTATTCACGGCTCATGGGGTTGATGGGCGCACCGTTGATATTGGATTCAATGGTACTGAAGATATCCGCACCGTTATCAATGGGCTCTCCAATCCCGTTAAACACACGGCCCATGAGGTCCATGGACATTGGGATCTTAAAGGCGTCGCCTGTAAAGCGGGTAACGCTGTTTTCTGCTGCCAGGCCGGCTGTGGACTGGAACACCTGGACGGTGATGGTCGTGCCGTCAATTTTGATGACCTTCCCCTTTTTCACTTCGCCAGTGGCCTGGTCCTGAATGTTTACAACCTCGCCGTAAAAAACATCCTCAACGTCTGTGATCAGAATAAGAGGCCCGTTAATGTTGTCTATTTTTAGATATTCTCTCTGCATACTGTGCCTCCTTAATCCTGATATCTGCGCATGAGATCATCGTAGTATTCATCAATATCCTGTCTCAGGACATCAATACCACTGAAATCATCATTCGGAATATTGTATTTCATCTTGATGACATCATCAAAGATTTTTTCATTGTACAGCACGGATGTCGGTATCCCCTGCTTAAGGCCTACCAGCCCTTTTTCATAGAGATAATCCATAATCTTTAACATGCGGTACTGTTTTTCGAGCGGTACATAGGTATCGGTATCGTCAAAGGTATTCTGCTGTAAGAAGCCGACTCGGATGAGCTTGGCGATACTGAGTACCCAGCGCTGGTCGTCTGGCAGTGCATCTTCACCGATGAGCATAACCATTTCCTGCAGCTTGTTTTCCTGGAACAGGAGATCCAGCATTTTATTCCGCAGCTGGATGCTGTCCTCTGCCACGTTGTCTTCATACCAGTCGGTCAGCAGCTTCACATAGCCGGAATAGCTTTCCATCCAGTTGATGGCAGGATAGTGGCGGGCGTAGGCCAGGTTCTTATCCAGCGCCAGGAAAGTATTGACATAACGCTTGGTATTTTCGGTAACGGGTTCTGAGAAGTCCCCGCCGGCCGGTGATACGGCGCCGACAATACTGATGGAGCCCTCTTCCCCGCACAAGGTATCTACAGAGCCTGCACGTTCGTAGAACTCTGCGATACGGGATGATAGATAGGCCGGATAACCTTCTTCAGCCGGCATTTCTTCCAGACGGCCGGAGATTTCACGCAGGGCTTCTGCCCAACGAGAGGTCGAGTCTGCCATCATGGCCACGTCATAACCCATATCTCTGAAATATTCTGCCATGGTAATACCTGTATAGATGCTGGCTTCGCGGGCCGCAACCGGCATATTTGAGGTGTTGGCGATCATAACCGTACGTTCCATGATGGATTCGCCGGATTTCGGGTCGATGAGGCCTGGGAAATCTTCGATAACCTCGGTCATTTCATTACCACGTTCGCCACAGCCGATGTAAATGATAATATCCGCATCGGACCATTTGGCCAGCTGATGCTGGGTTGTTGTTT
The DNA window shown above is from Eubacterium limosum and carries:
- a CDS encoding 3D domain-containing protein; its protein translation is MSEFMSSHWKKIVGMIFLIVLTVAMGIACAFTMTKNIEVSLDENTGNGSVQTQTLASQRQSQIGEVLKQKGYPVDTSEYTVSVPLDTKVKDVDNVTIKKNAKGTLNVDGNGHTYDSTADTVGDLLKDQNITLGASDVVVPSADTALTTEVKEIKIVRREEKEESRMEAIPFEVKQSVNPELEDGKQNIVTAGVNGSKKITDKLTYEDGILVSRETVSTQTVLEPVTEVIEVGSKVTTEVKQETREEAIAFTSQKVENPELEQGKTNVKTAGVNGTARITENVTYENGKEIARSVVSKETIKEPVTEVVEVGTKAAEPVPTPTPEPTPEATQPEAPAEQPAPTPEPAPAPTPEPTPAPEPEPEQPAEESNGIDLSNATHFTANCTAYVATGNATASGAWPTSGHTIAADLTNYPIGTRIYIPYFDTVFTVEDSGGAVKGNVIDIFFDSYAEAISFGRRNLDAYVLN
- a CDS encoding V-type ATP synthase subunit D, whose protein sequence is MAIKITPTKANLIKSKSSLAFSTKGYNLLDKKRTVLIQEIMKLVKQSEEIEQQITEIFKEAYIALQQVTISMGLNHVEEYALSIPQEEDFDVRTRSVMGVDIPEIVDNVDKNKNFSLPYGFHENNPALDVAIEKFNEVKHLSYKLAEIESTAFKLSIEIKKTQKSANALDKIQIPKLKDQIKYIEESIEEKDREENFRIKKVKKHNQS
- a CDS encoding V-type ATP synthase subunit B, giving the protein MQREYLKIDNINGPLILITDVEDVFYGEVVNIQDQATGEVKKGKVIKIDGTTITVQVFQSTAGLAAENSVTRFTGDAFKIPMSMDLMGRVFNGIGEPIDNGADIFSTIESNINGAPINPMSREYPRNFIQTGISAIDVLMTLIRGQKLPIFSGNGLSHNELAAQIVRQAKLSDDVDEQFAIVFAAIGVKHDDEKFFRKTFEEANVMDRVVMFVNYADDPVAERNTAPRCALTVAEYLAFQKDMHILVVMSDITAYCEGLREISSAREEVPSRKGYPGYMYSDLAALYERAGMLKSSKGSITFLPILTMPNDDITHPIPDLTGYITEGQIVLGRDLFQRSIYPPIDVLPSLSRLMKDGIGEGYTREDHQDLANQLFAAYSRVQEVRDLSQIMGEDDLSETDKLYMEFGRAFEDEFLSQDFDENRTIYESLDLGWKLLTILPVTELDRLSPKLIEKYLPKKNA
- a CDS encoding V-type ATP synthase subunit A, with protein sequence MSNEVKNEVKGVISGINGPVVTGTNMTAFQMREMVMVGKKKLIGEVIVLDGDIGTIQVYEETEGLMPGEEILSTGMPLSVKLGPGMLKNMFDGIQRPLEKIQEISPVFIPEGIGLMSIDEEKLWDYKARLSVGDTVKPGQIFGTVQETLMIEHRLMVPPNVKGTVVEAKEDGSYNIETVLVVVEDERKRRHELKMYQEWPVRTPRPTKFRREPEKPLVTGQRIIDFFFPIAKGGTAAIPGGFGTGKTTTQHQLAKWSDADIIIYIGCGERGNEMTEVIEDFPGLIDPKSGESIMERTVMIANTSNMPVAAREASIYTGITMAEYFRDMGYDVAMMADSTSRWAEALREISGRLEEMPAEEGYPAYLSSRIAEFYERAGSVDTLCGEEGSISIVGAVSPAGGDFSEPVTENTKRYVNTFLALDKNLAYARHYPAINWMESYSGYVKLLTDWYEDNVAEDSIQLRNKMLDLLFQENKLQEMVMLIGEDALPDDQRWVLSIAKLIRVGFLQQNTFDDTDTYVPLEKQYRMLKIMDYLYEKGLVGLKQGIPTSVLYNEKIFDDVIKMKYNIPNDDFSGIDVLRQDIDEYYDDLMRRYQD